The following coding sequences lie in one Coregonus clupeaformis isolate EN_2021a unplaced genomic scaffold, ASM2061545v1 scaf0226, whole genome shotgun sequence genomic window:
- the LOC123484202 gene encoding transmembrane protein 121-like — protein MGLQLSEPTCGTTITYSIPDQPTVQFHFLLFFFDICIFLGTSFFSDLCFIFCLGSLFHFFLGPIFLLDLRHLVSMVPPPPANMPHVCLSSILIMGSMALMDAYLVEQNQGPRKIGVCIMVLVGDICFLIVLRYVAVWVGSEVRTSKRGYAMILWFFYVFVLEIKVYFVYQNYKAEDGKGGSSNGWTGGGGVDGVARKMLTLLLSICVPVVYITLVAIDHMEYVRSHKKKEEIRSRLFWVVVDLLDVLDVQANLWEPQRKGLPLWVEGLMFFYCYILLLVLPCVSLSEISMQGVNIVPHKMMLYPILSLVTVNIITLFIRGGNMVFYRDSRVSGILMGKNVIAIVLKTCSFVQYRRHLDEVPSPALGVDMQKNCVVHGPKVTMPVPMTMPMPPQVVIQDFTTFPEEMVCVSDTEVEQT, from the coding sequence ATGGGACTACAACTATCTGAACCAACTTGTGGTACCACAATTACCTACAGTATACCTGATCAACCAACAGTACAGTTtcattttcttctttttttctttgaCATTTGTATTTTTCTTGGAACTTCATTTTTCTCTGACCTTTGTTTCATCTTTTGTCTTGGATCTTTGTTTCACTTCTTTCTTGGACCTATTTTTCTCTTGGACCTTCGCCACCTGGTCAGTATGGTGCCACCACCGCCCGCCAACATGCCTCATGTGTGCTTGTCTTCCATCTTGATCATGGGCAGCATGGCGCTGATGGACGCCTACCTGGTGGAGCAGAACCAGGGGCCCAGGAAGATCGGTGTGTGCATCATGGTCCTCGTGGGGGACATCTGCTTCCTCATCGTCCTACGCTACGTAGCCGTGTGGGTGGGTTCCGAGGTGCGGACCTCCAAGCGTGGTTACGCCATGATCCTATGGTTCTTCTACGTCTTCGTCCTGGAGATCAAGGTCTACTTCGTCTACCAGAACTACAAGGCCGAGGACGGGAAGGGGGGAAGTTCGAATGGTTGGACTGGCGGCGGTGGCGTGGACGGGGTGGCACGGAAGATGCTGACATTGCTTCTGTCCATCTGCGTGCCCGTGGTCTACATCACATTGGTGGCCATCGACCACATGGAGTACGTGCGGTCGCACAAGAAGAAGGAGGAGATCCGGAGTCGACTCTTCTGGGTGGTGGTGGACTTGCTTGACGTCCTGGACGTGCAGGCCAACCTATGGGAGCCTCAGAGGAAAGGGCTCCCCCTATGGGTGGAGGGACTCATGTTCTTCTACTGCTACAtcctgctgctggtgctgccGTGCGTGTCGCTGAGCGAGATCAGCATGCAAGGGGTGAACATCGTGCCCCATAAGATGATGCTCTACCCGATTCTCAGCCTGGTTACTGTTAACATTATCACTCTCTTCATTCGAGGCGGGAACATGGTTTTCTATAGGGactccagggtgtctgggatactGATGGGTAAAAATGTGATCGCCATTGTTCTCAAGACATGCAGTTTTGTCCAGTATCGTAGGCATCTCGACGAGGTCCCATCTCCCGCCCTTGGGGTAGATATGCAGAAGAATTGCGTTGTCCATGGCCCGAAAGTGACTATGCCTGTGCCCATGACGATGCCCATGCCACCCCAAGTAGTGATTCAAGACTTCACAACGTTTCCCGAagagatggtgtgtgtgagtgatacCGAGGTTGAGCAAACGTGA